In Magallana gigas chromosome 1, xbMagGiga1.1, whole genome shotgun sequence, the sequence TTTCCAAGAGAAAAACGTTATAatggaaataaatattgtacatgtgTACAGACTTGAATGCGATGACCTCCAAAGCTGCTGTAATACTCTTCTGTAACTGGATCATCTCGCTCTACTTATGAACCGTCTTCTTAACTATAAGACACTTCTGTCATGTTTAAGGCATTTGTTTCTCTATCTTTCCTCCATCAAGGAATTCTCGTATGATAATATCAGATTTACGAATATTATTcgttaatgtaaaaaaaagaccgttttaaatttgatactgtaaagGAAGGGCCACTTCATTCATAAAATGACTCACGACAAAAAATGTAAACTGATTCCATAAGCTTTCAAATAATAGCATCAACATAGGAACGCagcatttgattgaaacttctatcataatacatatatgtaaactAAACTAGACTCGCGATTTGTTTACAATACCATTTATTTCAAACTCAGTATTTTGCTTGTAATCTTATATTCgacttttcaaatttttacgAAGCATAAACGATACATATATTaaccatttaaaacattaaacacacgggggggggggggggggggggggggagtagaATTTGAGCTCAGATCGTTTTAGGTCGCTTTAAATTGCCCTTAGCGCAATTTCAACTGGCTCTGGTGAGCGTCCTCAGATCAAACGGTGATCGTCCTATGTACACAAGTACATTTTACCAATCGACTAAAAGCACGCTGAAGGAAAATATCTGAACCAAGTTAgtcatttgttgtttttgaataaagatgaaaataatgggtgggccttagtaaaatagagtgatatgcctgtcaatacattgattaTAATATCTCTTTAACAGGTACCGTGACAACATTTTGCATtcgagtgtattcatcaatcaagtgagtaagaTTATAAAAGTCAGACGAGTTTACGCCTGGCAAAcaccaagggggggggggggggggggggggcagaacgagaATATAGGAAATTGAAAGTTAATAGTGAACCCCTATCAAAAGTTCaattttatatcttgcgtaggattttcttattttaatatcgttttaaataaaatctctTTCATTTAACGTAATGTGATGACAAAGTgcgaagtaaaatgcgaaaaaTAAACGACATGTACTGTTTTGctcttgcattttttttttaccaagatGTTATGAAAAGTCAGCGTCTTCAAAATAGTGTTTATTATTTATGACTTAGGGGCCAACAAACCGATACAACTAGACTGGCGTATTTTACGACATCGTATTGAgatcatataatttttaacaaatgtcCATAGACATAAAGTAATTGATCTCCAAACCACATACTTTAGTGTGTAATTACAATTTAGTGTGTAATTACAATTTCATAACTCTAATGTTGAAAGCTGGGAACCTAATAAGTTTCAGAACTTATTCTGTAAACTGCTGAGTATCATATATCTATATACAGCTGAATATCAACAATGCTTAATTCAACAACGatgtttttttctgattttattgtATGTgagttttttaacaataaaaaaatatgttagatGTCCAAGtaaattattcaaaacttaaccaaataaaaggggggggggatctcATTTTTCACAGATAAAATTTGCTAAAGCGTCACATAGCCGATCATTCCACTGTccgttataaaaaatatccaCACAATCCCGAATTTTGATCTCATGTTCATAATCATTCGGATTATCTGGGTCCCAATTCATATACGTAAAAGGTGTTTTTGAGTGTCCCCATACAAACTGTCCCTCTGTTTCGATGTCATTTCCACCAATCCAAGAGGTACAGTCGTATTTGTCTGTACAGTCTACAAACAAGTAATGTTGgttaaaaaatagatatatatatatgaaattcatgtgggttttttttaacagatgcaatgggattttttttttcaaataacgAGAAAAAGTGTAAAATGATACATACAAACATCCTTTAGCAGGTGCTCTTCAATCCATTTATTTTCGTCTTCATCATTAATTTCAACAAGGAAAGAACCACACTTTTTGCACTCACTCTACAAATAAAAACAGTAATTGAAGTACACTTATGAACTTCTGAGTGCTCTATTTATTTCGATGTATCATCTATaatttttcgttttatttaTCAGTATTAATGGCCAGAAATTGTTATTTTGATATGGTAGTATAAATACATAGtccgtggtttttttttcaatatatgtatGACATACAATTGCATCAGGTTGGGATAGCTTTGTTTGGTTAAGAATGTAATAATGTCCATTATACGCCATCCAGTTTCCGTCACATTCTATAATGTAAAGTCATATCCAGATTATTGTATTACGATTTTGcgaatttaaaatttatcatcTTTATATTGCACAAACAATTAACATTTGCAATCCTACGATATACTCAAATATACTACGACCCTATCTTATAGTTTTGCTATTAATAAAAAAGCGGTTGTTGCAACCCAGTTGATATGAGTATAAATTCTGCAGCTCATATTTTAATTCTCTACATATGTATTCGTATATTGCTATGcagaaaattattatattcaatGAATAACTTTTTTAGATATGCCATAATTAACAATAATCTAAATCTTTCATACTTATTTTTTAACACAATGGCAATCATAATGCAATGAATTAGTGTGTTTACTGACCTGTCGCTGTTTTGTAATAAACCCATCCCCTCTCATTCCCAGTGTCCTGAGAGCGGCAGAAATCAAAAACACGACATGCTTTCGTCGAATGCTGGTAACCAAAACACGAACAATAAGGCCTACACATACTTGCACAGGATAGAGGCGAATCTGCTCTGTATTCCTCCGCGAAGTTCATTTTAGGCCATTTGTCGGTATACGAAGGTTGCTGTGAAAAATTTCTAGTAAACATTTCAGACTTATTGGCGATGAGTTTCATCCATAAGCACCAGAATATTAAACAAACTGGAATTACCATCATGTTTGGCCTTGTGATGGCTGGCAATGTTTGATGATATAGTTACCAGGTGCTATGTTAAGTTACAAGAGTTTGGTTGATCATGAATGTCGAATGAATTCTACGAAAAATTATCCAAGAGCATTCAATATCAGAGACTCACAGTCTATTGATTGTCATCTATTTGTAAGTTTGCTTCTTtatattaaagttaatttttgttCTTTCAATTATTAATGCAGGCATAATAACTTTGATATCAATCTCACACCTGTTTCctgaaaatcaatatttaatcaaCTTATTTGTGATAGATAGTTTGAAgtatttttaaattctattgAAATCTGTAAGAGTAAGTAAAGACCTCGATTTGGGGCTATGGATTTTCCTACCTCGTGCTTAACACACATTATGTTTGTGACGTCATGGTACGGTCATACTTTGGATTCCACTTCATTGCATTTCATGTAGTTCGCTATTTCTGGTCCTGACTATGAGAATTTCGGTTTATTAAAATGCTCCTCGCTTTTAGTTATTATCTATCACAAATGAGAATCAATATCATTATTGAAATCCTTTAATATATTACTCTTTACCTATCACAAATGAGAgtcaatatcattattaaaatccttttttctttctttacctATTCCCATTACCTTTAATGTACACAATTTTACACCAGCATTAAACAATTGCATTCTTTCTCTACTTGGGTGTTGATGACTCGTCGGCTTTTACCACATAGAGACTACTTGTCTGAATTGAGCTGCATAGGGCCTAAAAAAAGTTgcgtgtttagggtaacccgaccttaCCTACAAAtatgccccgatcctaccagttttagatgtctgtttttatccgattgtgaattttatattatatctattaaaaaaatctgttttcaaatatgacaaacaaatattcttaggattcatacagaaaaaaatatgataaaatttaaaaaaaaatctttacctacatgtacctaacctaattttttcatcagtgttacaatgtaccctaaacacacaattttttgtaGGCCTAGAATGTCCTGTCCTTATTAACGAAAGTATTGCATTCTGTCTACCCATCTGTAAGTCAGCAACTTTAAcaactcaattttttaaacacacaGAATGACATAAATAGAGTCAATAACATAACACAGTAACCAAATCGGTACCATGGGTGGTACATCGGTACCGTGAAGAGCTTGCCAGGACACGGTGAGTCCTACGTAATCTGCTGTCATCGCTTCTCTTCTATCAATTTTCATTGAGTTGTGGAAACTGTGAATCGGTaagtattaattaaaaaatatattaaaatcatataataataaattgattaaccTGGCCTCGGTCAACAGGCgattaatttaaatattggCCAATTACTCACTATCTCATCCGATGGAACCTTTTAGTggcttaatttttaaaaaactccgGATTCCAGCTTACACTAAATGTATTTGACTCGATCCATTGATCTAAGAAACAGAAAACAATGAAGCTCATTTTCCTACTTCTGGGGTTCTCAAATGCAGATACAGgcttgttcatttttttttatttcagcgagatttaaaataaaatttacccaacactgttttaaagttttacatttaaatagatgttttaataacatttttagacCCCGAGCCCATCCAGGTTTTGAACAACAATGTTGTGTATAGTGGTATAATGAGAATATGTACACAGATCGatttatcttaaaatacgtatcgtttaataacaaatgaaattttttttctaattaggTGCATTgctgcaaccactattgaaaaaaaccacaattgaaatgaattatttcaatagtggttgggaatgtatttcattttaagaatcaatttacaaccactattgaaatacaaccactatagaaataatatatttaaatagtgTTCCGGGatgtattccattttgaaaattaatttacagACACTTTTGATGTACAAttactattaaaattattttttaatcgtagttagaataaatttatttatcaatattactttgaaaatttatatttttttctttacatttctcttTCTACAAACATATCATGTCCTAtggtattgtttattttttgcacaaCAAAGAACATCTTGTAAATTGacagaacttctattcaaaccccctgtgtattgaataattatttattgatgcttataattataaatatcactatttatataaattatatcaatagtggttggggtgTACTTCACtacgaccactattgaaatatattatttcaatagtggttaaggatgcaattcatttcaaccactattggattaatttatttcaatagtggttagggaaacctttcatttcaaacactattgaaataaagtatttcaatagtggttgctgATGCATTTCAGTTTTATGTCTATTATTATGTCTGTTTGTAACACTTTCCTTTCTGCTAGGGGAGTTTCTTCAGAAAAGAAGTATGTCTTATGAGAATTCCTTTTTGATTATGATGTTCTTTGATTTACCTCTATACTGTCATGTTTCCCATACCATCTGGAACCGAAAGTGTTATGCACAGTCAGAATAATAGGTATTAAAATAACATCCTACcactatttaaatattttatttcgataatggttgtaatgaaccgcatccttaaccacaattaaaatgaattatttcaatagtggttgtaatgaaatgcaaacctaaccactattgaaataatccatttcaatagtggttataatAAAGCGTatacccaaccactattgaaatgatttttttcattaaatattggTCTTAATGAAGTACATCCTCATCcattattgaaattatttatcttaatagtGATAGTCATTATTACATAAatctataattatatataagctataacttttttttaacatgcaggggttttgaatagaagttctggcaatttacaGCGTTGTCTTCtagtaaatataatttacaatttccataaaacatgatatatctatagaaagagaaaggtaaagaaaaaatatgaaaacaatttcatatGTTAATCTGCGAGGATTGGTTATTTCTGCACAACAGTGAACATCCTAAAATTAGTACATCTATATCATAGTCTTCATTACTATTACCGTAAAATATGCAAGTGTTTAGTACCTTAATTGTgcatttgaattgtttgttagataaaaacaaatgtattagCATGTTTATCTGCGAGAAATGGTTATTTACTTCTACACAGCAGTGACACTTGTAacataattgtgtatttgatattattcgttagatttcttgcatttcaaagtagtttgcaaatatgatatacaacttctttctttccaaattttgaaaaatctgtagaaaataaaaaaagtgaaTATGTGTGTTACCTCGCTGCGTTGTATTGGACCATTGCTACTCTACttgtttaacaaatttatttttgagcAATAAAAGACAGAGTAAGTATGAATAATTAATGATGAATGTGTTTGCTTTGAATTGTAATTTGATTatctttttattgttgttttttttttttggggggggctGTCAGTAGCATCCATTCAAGAGTAAATTGTGCATCCGTGCCGAATATACGATTGAGTTTATCACTTTTGTCgtattttccattttctttttcatcaattaaattATCGAGTTCCTCTGAATTTAGATGAACAATCCGCATACATTTACctgacatgtttaaaatttgctGAACTGTTTACATTTTCTTAGCAACTGGCTGGTTGTATTTTGATCCTGACGTAATTTacttgcagattaattgtacgtTAAGATGATATTACATTTTCGtgagggcaatataactatttcccatcccgtgaaaaaaaaaaaatttgacgatttttgataaaaatacacatacctttggtaagaagtgcaattgaaatagtttaaAGGggtaattttcaagaaatttttattgacacaatatcatatttgactcggaaaaattcacaggaaccaaaaaaaaaaaaatttcttacggagattaaGAAAGGGGAATGTTTttcatcttttctccattcggaatacactcggaatataTCGCGCAATTTTACAACGTTATCTTCCGGGTTTACTGCAATACAAcatccccgtagacatcacattttttcgcattgtattgaaacctgataagctaacaggggcgtttgtgacgtcataactCAGTATCCCTTCATTAGCATATCAAAAGGATGTGTAGCCTTATCTATCCTGCGTACCATAATAGCATCTGGTGCATACACCTTCGGCATTGGGTGGGAGATCGGTCTGTGTGTCTTTTTTTGTGTGTGACCCTTGTGACTGTTTTTCTTCTGTCAATCTTAGTTTAagtttaactaattttttaatttgaatattacCATCTTggactttttcttttactacaAAGGAAAAACTACAAAGACAACACACATTTGTAGTGCTATATATTCTTTGCGGTGTTTTCGGTATGGCCGCAGCCATTTTGAATTCCTGTGTAACACCTTTGGGGAATTCGAGAATTTTCCACGTATTCCGAAAGCGATAATCTGAGCCGAAGATTCCGTAGCCAATGCGCTGATTGGAGGACTGAAAAGGTCACAGGAGTTGACCTGTGAAACGGGTTTCTTTAAATCTTTGTGTAGCGATCTATTTGGGGCGGATTAAAGATATAATGTAAATTATATTGTGTGGTATGTTAATATATTTCAGATGTGAACAATCTGTCAAATATTTCAGGGATAAAAAGGAATACACGACAATGCCACCGAGTCTTGGAATGACATCAATGAATGGTTGATTGTGGATGACTCCTTATAACAGTTGTATGGCCGGGCTATCACCACCCCCCACACCGATGTAAAACAGCACGATCTGGAAGGCATAGTTCATTTCAATTAACGGCTACATGTGGCAATTCCGTGGGCACAGGATTTTAAAATGGCGACGTTCCAAAAGAAGATTcctttcaaaaatttgaaacaagaaacgaaaattaaaaatgaacccATGCATatgatgtatttataaaaaatcaagcaatgaaagaaaatgtaaatccAGGATGttttgggacagagtataaaaaaaataaaaacacatgaattatggttttaaaattttatcttacATGAATGTTGTCCTACTTAGAccatttacaaatttaatgGCCTATCAACCACTTTTACAAAGCACTgaaatctggaaaaaaaataaaagaactgACTTATAGAGAAATGATTACACCTCTTCTTCACTTCCCAATCTTTTtacattatcttttttaaaaaaaactagttcATGTATATTAGAACATAGTTTGCTATTAAAATGAACCCTGTAAATGTTTATGAGTGAAATCTATAGTTCACATACTATAATAAAGTTTGAAAGTAAACTGACAAAGCATATTAATATATCAATCGTGTAATATTATTGCTAAATCTGATATGGCTCATAATTATAATGATCAAATACTACATGTAGAGTCATTGTTagtaatttagtaaaaataacTTAGTAAAAAGAAGTTATAAACCAATCTGAAAGCAACTGAGGGACAATGTACTTATCTGTACTACTGGACAAGAGATCCTTGTTTCATCGACCGGTAACCCAGAATTCTGCTTGCCACTCACGACTTTTGGAATTGCTTCCAGTTTGTTGTCTTTTagtcttttatttttctgtaggTATACATTACAGTTCTTTCTGTAACATTGCCTTGCTCATCAAGATCATGgtcataaacaatattttaggAATCCTGAAATCCAGGTTTCATGCTTTCACTCTAATAGTACACACCTCTTCATTAAATGTgttttactttttcaaactAGAgatggcgggggggggggggggggtgcatgcGTTGGCTATTTGTCCATAGTTGCATCATCGTTAAATAGCTTCTGCGCATTTACAATCAACTGTTCCATTGATAAAAGTTTACCTTAAGAAGTTGCGTAAGATATTGATTTGTCTTTTACAACTtgtaacaacaacaacaacagaaaaaaaacatttgttataatattaaaaaacataacattttactgtaaattcgttatttacatttttacgATTCTTTCGAAATTTTTGGGGAAAAATTTTTCCCGCTAAAAGTCAGACATCAACGATATCTTTATATACAAATGCGCAAAAATGTTTCATATCTATTTTAAGAAGAATGAAATTATTTTCGGAATTACCATAGTATACAAAGGCGTAATCCGAGACCACccgatagaaaaaaaaccccaaaactcTATTTTGGGAACAaatataggtaaaaaaaaatctagagtTATTGCTCTTTGATAATCCATACCTTCTAGTACTAATTGTTAGGGTATTCAAAGTTTGTTTCAATAGGGATGTCTTCCAGATGAATAATTCAATATTATGAAATAGAGGAGCAGAGTTCATACTATGAGGGTTAATTAACACTCATTCACGTTCTCGTCACCTCTCGTTCCTTCATCATTACGTGACAcgtgtcccaagttattgcttccatcactttgtgatgattgttaataaaaatacacatacctgtgaaaaacATAcggttgaaatcgatgaaagggaatatatccaagataccttcattgaacaattatcatttttcactcaaaaaagtttacagaaacgaaaacaaatttcttacggagatttataatgggaaatgtttacatcttttctccaatcgggtgtactcgggatacctcgcgcaatttttcagcgttatcatccgggcttattaatggctgatgcaatgcaaaatccctatagactttctattttatgatgtgtattgaaacctgaaacggtagagggggcgtttcaaaacagataatcttgacatttttcatattagtgtaTGAAAGttgtttgagcacaaaggtattatgattattgaaatatcaagcaaaaagtggtgaaAGCAAAACCTCGGGACAGCGTATAAATTAAGCATATAACTTAAACCGTGCATTATTATACGTTACACATATATATCTTGCGCCCACTTATAAGCAGTGAAACACACGCATCTTTCACTTTCGCACTCGCACGTTCAAAATTCTCTTACACAAAGGatttttccttggggtctgAACTTGATTTAATTAGAATTAATCAAGTACATGGCGCTTTCAGACCACAAGGATTATGTTTTGCATTAATTATCTAATCAATCACATCATTGATTACATAAGTAATTGGAGTTATGGATTTgagttgtaaaatattatggcataaagaatcaaatattcataattttatgattaattttataaacttattaattattgtGATATAACCATCTACTGTCtttttcctgattatttcaaaccaaatttggttaaataataaagtcacaaaagtgGCAGAGTGCAACATACCTATTTATTATGTGATGTTTTACTGTGCAAAAATGAAGGGCTCACGTGGTTCAATTTCAAGCGGATAGAGGttaatcatttcatgaatatgcggggggggggggggggggttcgaagTTTTAcctaagaatatatagagtatatctttaaaagtatttttctgaaaaattaatcagccaggaaagctgaaacttgtgtggaagtatcctcaggtagtgtagacttacagttgtgaaaaccatgacccccgggggtaaggtggagccacaatgggggtttaaagttttacataagaatatatagactaaatcttcaaaaaccttctcctcagaaactaatcagccaggaaagccgaaacttgtgtggaagcattggtaggtaatgtagattcaaagttgtgaaaatcatgacttaTGAgggcagggtggggccacaatggaaggtcgaaatttacataggagtatatagagttaaactttcaaaacatATCTCATAAACCATTAGGCcaaaaaaagctgaaacttgtgtggaagtatcctctgttTGTTTTTAGTATATTACTccgtaaagctgattttataatgtctattgttgctcaggtgagcaatgtggcccatgggcctctttttTGGAGGGTGGACTGTCAGTAGCATCCATTCAGGAGTAAACTGTGCATCCGTGCcgaatatatgatatgataatttCTTACCAGCAATGACGTATGAGACTGAGTCTCTATATAGTTTTGAACTAGAGACTTCACAGGTCTATTTTAAagaagcattctgagagtattgcataagcaatacacgtcccctaccggtttgtattattctatgaaagcttccaagcacacaactatttcagagctattgtaaacgagatatcatgctttaatcagagataaaaggacagaggaaattaaaactatatagttgatatagaaattaaatacaaaaaaggtaaagtaatactctttatttcatctcctgtaatttcgccaagtctatcctgtattcgctggtaaaaatttgtgaaaacaatgcactgttatgcacaatatcatttcttaccgtcttctgtaccccgaatcaaaccaaacagttaaacagcccaacccgacaacgaacccgattgtaataataccaaaaaaaaacccctgccgattaaatttacaacacaatgtttaacactattttacataatttatttgtttgttagaaatggtaaaaggaatggtacaagtaacgcacgatagtattactgactacatactggcctcgtttattcaatacactccgaacccgataacgaacccg encodes:
- the LOC109621133 gene encoding perlucin-like protein — protein: MMVIPVCLIFWCLWMKLIANKSEMFTRNFSQQPSYTDKWPKMNFAEEYRADSPLSCASMCRPYCSCFGYQHSTKACRVFDFCRSQDTGNERGWVYYKTATECDGNWMAYNGHYYILNQTKLSQPDAISECKKCGSFLVEINDEDENKWIEEHLLKDVYCTDKYDCTSWIGGNDIETEGQFVWGHSKTPFTYMNWDPDNPNDYEHEIKIRDCVDIFYNGQWNDRLCDALANFICEK